TAGAAGCTTAAAGAAATATGCTTATCCACATAAACAGGACGATCGCTTCGCTAATGTGCTCTTGCCTGTGGATTTCTAACCCAACGGTAATTATGCCAGTGAGTTATTTCAGAACAGAAGACACTTTCACAGTTTCACTGCCTGGGCATACTTTTTTACCAACCGCCGCTTTCTGTCCATCCAACTGGTTGTCAAACTTCACGACAAACTGTTCATCGGGTTTGACTCCAGCATCTGCTGGCTCTTCTCCTTTAGTTTGCTGTTGCTGCTTTTTAACTGTCGGTCCATAGAGCAAATTGTAGCTCACCTCCACATACTGTTTGTTGCTAGCCCATCGTAGTTTTTCCACGTCTCTCATTTTCCCCTTCAAGAACTGCTCCAGCAAATTCTTGAGGTGTATAACATTCTCGGGGAACTTCAGCAGCATTGAATTCACATCTTCTGCTAGTTTCAGGGCCTTTACTTCAAATGCATCAATCCTCTCGTCCAGCTGTGTGGTTGCCATCTTCTCGATTTAGATATCCGGCAGGTCTGAGCAATTGTTGAAACTCCAAATTCTTTCAAGTTTTCAACAGATGAGACAGAAGATGGAATCAAAGAAGCAGTAGCGGAATAATGTTCGAGCTGGCTGAGCGGTCAAATGTCAGTCCTGTTAAATTATGCAGACTTATAGTCAATATGTTGATGTATAGTCTCACAATATCAAATGCAACAGCGATAAAACTCTTATAACTTTGTATCTTAGTTTATAGAAGACTTGAAAAAAGGTGATGCATTTTGGTTATAACTTGCCATTACAAGTAAAATGTAAGTTCTGTGACTGCCTTAGCTCAGGTAAAACAAAGCTTAAAACAAGTGACAAGCAAGTCATTAGAATGCACTCATAAACACAAACATCATGCATTCCAACTTGGTTGAGTCTATGCTACACCGAAGAAACTGTTCACCAAGATAAacaaatgaaaatgaaaaaggCAAACAGACCTGTTGCCATTCTGTGGTAAGAAGCAGTAATATCAAAGGCTTTACTTGCCATTTCTGCACTTGAATACATTCGGCATTGACCTAAAATAAAAACACAAAGAGACACATTTACTTCTCAATATTCAAACCTAACTGCACATACATTGGTGAATTTTCAACAAAGTCCCCATTGTCCCCGTAAACACGGGTAGGAGAGAAGGAAAAAAACGTACCATGATCAGAGAGGGTTCCCAAAGAAGAACCACTTGACTTTATTTCGTAAACTTGCAGCAAAAATTCATCATCCAATTCTGAGTTGTACACATCGGGTGCAACCACCATTGATTTGCTGTCACACAGTCAACCTCAATATCTGTAACATTTAACTTTTCCCAATCCACCAACACCAGAGGAAACAAATGAATGCTCCCACACCAAAACCAAAAAGCACGCATTCCAGTTCATTAACAAGTacaaaaaggtaacaaaaaaaTACACACACGCACTGGTACACCTGATTGTAGTGAATGTCGCGGCAGGAAACAATGTGGAGAAGTTGACGGCCGAAGCCGGCACAACCCATCAGCAAAATTGGCATCTTTTTCATCTTCTCTCGTGCTTTTCCATTCGTCGATTCTTCGATCAATTTAAGGCCATACGGTTCTATATATCAGATTCTGTCCGTATGCACTGGGTCTTGGCCCGAGCTCAATTCGCCCACTGAACCAGATAGTTATAGTTACAGTTACATTATTTCCATTACACACAAAGATAAACATGTCggataaaatttttaatttattattagaGAACGCCTTTTTTCACATAATAATTCATTGACCATTCAACCTGACTAAACAACAAgagtatatataatatatatacattatcTTCACATGTGCATATTAAACTTCCATAGCTCTCATCGtatttaattagaaataaaattCAGATTCACAAATGATACGAACAATgataaaacatataaaataagcAACACCACACCTCGAGGAACATCATTTTCAAGTGAGGCACAGACACATCACTTGGGGACTGATTTTCGATGAAAACGCTATAAAACAAATATACACCAATGAAGAAAATGTAGCAAAGTAAAAAAAGAGTAACAATATACTTTCAAACCAAACCAGATATCGCAGCTCGCTTTCTACCTCACATTTTCACCGCACCACTAGAGGACTGATATTTGACAACACTGCTACCAAACAAACACAcactaaaaaaacataaaatacattatttatgaAGAAAACGTGGCAAAGCAAAAAAAGAGCAAAGTAGAATGCATCTATGAAGATAGTGCGTTGAAGCAAAAAAAGAGAAAAGTAAGATGAAAGAGAAATATATTTgcaaatcaaacatatatcacagCATACTTTCTGGCTTGCATTTTCACCACCCAAAACAACAAAACCGCCCCTAACCAACCTCGTCAACAGCGGCAAGTTGATAAAGATTCCATCTAATTGAGCGTCAGTAATTTTCCGGTTGAGTTTTGTCACCAATAATCGTGGCAGGAGCAAATACCATCTTGAAAGTGATGGTATCGGTTTACATCTCTGATAACAATTTCTCTGTGCATAAACGATGATATAAACTTAAATGCTGCATGGCAATCGGCACATGTTCGTAGGTTCTTGATTATACGAATAGGGCTTCCTGGTGGCATTCTGGTAAGTGCAAAGGCTAAAGCTATCCTTTCGCTGTGTAGCCACAAGAGGCGGCCCTTTTCATCCTCTTCCACATCAAGTAAAATAACACCATTATCAGGAGCATAACCTTCTCTCTTGCTTCTAACATTCAACCATTCAAGCATTCCACGAATAAGTTTTATGTCTTCATGTGAATCATCTCCAACTGCAAAATAGTGTACTATTCCCTGGCTCTCAACCCAACTGAGTCCAGGTTCTTTCTTTATTCGCATCTTCTTCATGTTTATTCTTACGAGAGCAACATGATCCCATCTTTTTGCTGTGGCGTATATGTTTGACAGTAACACATAGCTTGATTCATCTTGCGGTTCCATCTCCAGCACACGATCCGCAGCTAATTTTCCAATCTCGACATTTTTGTGTGCAACACAAGCCCCCAGTAAAGCACGCCATACCATAACACTAGGTGCAGATGGAATTTCATCTATCATCTTTACAGCCTTCTCGAGGTGGCCTAATCGCCCCAATAATGATACCATACAGGTATAATGCTCCATGCATGGTTCAATACCATGGTCCTCTTGCATGGACGTAAAATAAATTTGGCCTTGATCTAACAATCCTGTATTGCTACATGCTGAAAGTACACCTACAAAGGTAAGTTGATTTGGTGTGAATCCTGATTCTAACATATCTTTGTAAACTTGTAGAGCCTCAGTACCTAGACCATGCATCGAGTATGATGATATCATAGAATTCCAAGAAACAATGTCCCTCTGACTCATATTATCGAAGATCGATTGAGCGTCTTTAATCCGCCCACACTTTGCATACATATCAATAAGAGCATTGCTCACAGAATCATCCCCATTATACAAGGTTTTAATAACCACTGAATGAATCTGACAGCCAGCAACCAGGGCAGCCAAGCTAGCGCATGCGCGAAGCAAGCTAGAATATGTTACTTCAGTTGCTACCACATGTTCTTCACACATATTCAAGAACATCTGGAAGGCCGCCTCTCCATTTCCTAGTTGGACATATCCAACAATCATTGTATTCCATGATACTTCGTTTTTGCCATTAAACTCCGAAAACAAATTCATCGAGGCCTCCATCTCTTCACATTTAGCATACACATCCATGAGGGCATTTGAAACATATACATTGGTATTAAGTCCATTTTTTACCACAAGACAGTGGATTTGTTTTCCGAATCCCAAGCTCTCATTACTAGCGCAAGCTTGGAGAACACTAGCTAGAGTGAACTGATTGGGGCAAACAAAGGCTTTCCTCATTTGAAGAAACAAATCCAAAGCTTCCTCACACCGGTCACACTGTGAGTGCCTAGCAATCATAAAACTCCATGGAACCACATTATCCTTGGGGATATCACGGAATACCTTTTGAGCATCGTCGATATTTCCGGACCCCGCATACAAGTCAAGCAATGAAACCCCCACATACTGATCCATATCATAACAAGTTTTTAAAATGCAACCATGAATGCTTTTACCAACACTATCTGCCCCAAGACCAAGACAAGCCTTGATAACACTCGCGAACGTGAAATTATTGGGTTGCAATCCATCCATCCTCATTTGGTTATATAGATCCAATGCATCCTCAAAACAATTGTTCTCAGCGTAACAAGCAACCATTCCAGTCCAAGACACCATATCCCTTCGAACAATTCCATTGAAGACTTCCTTAGCATTATCCACAAGGCCACAAATCGAATAAGCATCAATTAGCCCAGTTCCAACAAAGGCATCAGCATCATGACCAAGCTTATAAACACAAGCATGAATGCACCACCCAAGCTCTGGCAACTCCATACTCACAACTAACTTCAAAATAGTAGTGAACACAAATGTATTAAGCTTATGTCCCTCTTTGTGCAACCTAACGAACAATTTCACAGCCTTACCATACTCTTCAAACAATGAGAAACCCTGAATCAAAGTAACAAACGAAACCATATTTCTCTTCCACATTTCATCAAACAGCCTAACACCTTCCCGCAAAGATCCATCTTTGATGTAAAAATTAAGTAAAACATTGGAGGCAAACAAATCCAAACAGACACCCCTCTTCAGAATTTCGCAATGAACGAGTTTTCCTATCATGGGCTGCTCATTCTTTATGCAATGCTGGAGCATTCTAGAGTATACATGAGACACGGATTCTTGAATCGAGGATGACAATTTGTTGTTGCTCCATGGCTGTTGCTCCAAGGCAGCAAATGATGCGAAACCAAACTTCATACAGGAGATTAAAAAGTAATCCTCGGATTGTCTCGAAATTTGCGTCCATTTCTGCAATACTTTGTACCATCTTTGTCTGATGATCATACGTTCAAACTAAAATCTAACAAGCATGGAAGGCCAACTTTTCTGTCATTGTTGTATATACCTGTAACGTCGCACACAAATTCTTAGCGGTCTATTATTAAAGCATCAATTCAATGATTTGCGGCCCAAATTAAAGGAATTTTGGGGATTGGATAAGGACACTACTTAAAATAGGCTGGTCCACCATAGCACTCAAACCGAATCAAACAAAATCCAACAAATAGTTTCAATTGGTTTTGTTCATCACACTTTGTATTGTTTTAATGATTTCATTCAAAGTTTAAATTaaaaactcaaatcaaattGTCCCAAACCCAAAATTTGTTTGGTTCaaagtttaaataaaaaaaattattacaccATAAAAATTTCTTTGTATTAGAAAATTTAGAAACGGAGTGTTATTTACACTCCAAAAAGTGTTAGTAACATTCcatcttttttatttaatttataattacaCAAATTTACCCAAACTAACTATccttatattataaaatttgctacttttaagaaaaattcaaataaaatatttctatgTCAACtactaaaatttaatattttaaaaattatcataatttttttatcataccTAAATAAAACatagaataaaaaaatttaatctaaaaatgtgataattttcatattttgtaagttttattatgaaTACAAAATATtggtaaaataataaaatatgtaaaatattgagATGTACAACGTTTTAATCcactaaaattttattaaagcttagaaaacatacaaattatattaaaattcaagacaaaaaataatatttttctttactttatattatttttttataaaacatttaattaatcatCAAGTGATTaaagatattatatttataacaTAAAGTTACTATTTTAACTCTATCAATTTCATGTAAATAAGTACTAAATATTTAAGATTAATTATATCTATTTTGttttaatgaaataataaattttataataattttttgttttataattcCAATTTTTTAGTAGCCATACAATTTTATAAGATATTATGATtgattttaagttttaaaatattatgaaaaataataatatatgagataatgtattaaaatataacaacgaaaaataaaaaaattgatgttaattaaaatgaaaataaaagtaATAGTTTAACAAATTCAAATATTCACGCATTATCTCCTACAAATTAATATTCACTTtctttaaattcaaatattcaCATAATTCGGTACGACTTTTGTGACACTAATTGATTTTTACGAAAATAACACTTACAGATTCAAATATTCACAAATTAGCTCCTTCAACTTActattcattttctttatctatGTATCTATATATGTATAGGGGCTTAGAGTAATACTTTGGTGATACAATCAAAACAAAAGTACTCATTTTCTCAAACtataaaatattcttttttatttaaaaaaatatcataaaaatatattttagtgaatctATCCtcataaaatatcttatttTTATCTATacttttgaatttataatgatCATATCACGCATAACATAATAATTATCATAAaggtcatttttcaaaatttagatTTTATTATATCTCTGGAatcttttacaaaaaaattatttaatataattttttttatatatatgcatgtgATGCACTAgcatatattaaaaattttaggtggtaaataattttcatgtaaaaaaacttgatatattaaaattacatttttattaAATCTATGATTATGTTATTAGTGATATGATCAtttagatttaaataaaattttataaggaTATGATAGTTATAAATCAgacaaatttattaaattagatttttattatattttttatcaaataaaaatgGAATTTTTTGTAATTTGAAAACGAATACTATGATCTCAAAGTTAGTTATTCGAAGTCCTTCAACctccataatatatatatatatatacacacacacacacatatatacactAGCGTCCAAAACATGTGATGCCTAtgcataatatatttaatttaatcattgaaatataattttattaaattgtatgaaaaatgttaattaaaataatggaaTAAAGTATTAATAGAAAGGAAATTATGGGAAGTTTTCTAAAGTATGGAAGATTATAATATCGTCAACTAATGAATTTTTACACCTTTCTCGTTTTTAGAGTTAGTTTTGGAAGTCCACTTAAAAATAACAAATCTTTATAAGGTTCTCTTGCATTATTATTAAATAGTAAAAGTCGGCCTTTTGTGCTTGTTAGACTTGGAAGATTACTTTTTAATCCCCTCTCTGCAGCTTGGTTTAGCATTGTTGGCTGCCCTTGAGCAG
The Primulina tabacum isolate GXHZ01 chromosome 9, ASM2559414v2, whole genome shotgun sequence DNA segment above includes these coding regions:
- the LOC142504547 gene encoding putative pentatricopeptide repeat-containing protein At5g13230, mitochondrial, with translation MIIRQRWYKVLQKWTQISRQSEDYFLISCMKFGFASFAALEQQPWSNNKLSSSIQESVSHVYSRMLQHCIKNEQPMIGKLVHCEILKRGVCLDLFASNVLLNFYIKDGSLREGVRLFDEMWKRNMVSFVTLIQGFSLFEEYGKAVKLFVRLHKEGHKLNTFVFTTILKLVVSMELPELGWCIHACVYKLGHDADAFVGTGLIDAYSICGLVDNAKEVFNGIVRRDMVSWTGMVACYAENNCFEDALDLYNQMRMDGLQPNNFTFASVIKACLGLGADSVGKSIHGCILKTCYDMDQYVGVSLLDLYAGSGNIDDAQKVFRDIPKDNVVPWSFMIARHSQCDRCEEALDLFLQMRKAFVCPNQFTLASVLQACASNESLGFGKQIHCLVVKNGLNTNVYVSNALMDVYAKCEEMEASMNLFSEFNGKNEVSWNTMIVGYVQLGNGEAAFQMFLNMCEEHVVATEVTYSSLLRACASLAALVAGCQIHSVVIKTLYNGDDSVSNALIDMYAKCGRIKDAQSIFDNMSQRDIVSWNSMISSYSMHGLGTEALQVYKDMLESGFTPNQLTFVGVLSACSNTGLLDQGQIYFTSMQEDHGIEPCMEHYTCMVSLLGRLGHLEKAVKMIDEIPSAPSVMVWRALLGACVAHKNVEIGKLAADRVLEMEPQDESSYVLLSNIYATAKRWDHVALVRINMKKMRIKKEPGLSWVESQGIVHYFAVGDDSHEDIKLIRGMLEWLNVRSKREGYAPDNGVILLDVEEDEKGRLLWLHSERIALAFALTRMPPGSPIRIIKNLRTCADCHAAFKFISSFMHREIVIRDVNRYHHFQDGICSCHDYW